A single window of Nicotiana tomentosiformis chromosome 1, ASM39032v3, whole genome shotgun sequence DNA harbors:
- the LOC138891570 gene encoding uncharacterized protein has protein sequence MDIVLTQFHKVQMEAILGPKSEPFETFISNHMESSEEKVSEAKSMFNMLKHKDPNSLVLKLALGSSYDIYSREKCTVLLKQLLTDEDDLCTWSNLSVSTQFTVKSILLNRIMCEESRFIIQDRDIVSKLAASLLPVIIGLNYCHSCTNASLPLQTTT, from the coding sequence ATGGATATTGTGTTGACTCAGTTCCATAAGGTCCAAATGGAGGCCATTCTGGGGCCAAAATCGGAGCCATTTGAAACCTTCATTTCCAATCACATGGAAAGCTCTGAGGAAAAAGTTTCTGAGGCTAAGTCAATGTTCAATATGTTGAAGCACAAGGATCCTAACTCCCTTGTTCTTAAGCTTGCTCTTGGCTCTTCCTATGACATTTATTCCCGTGAAAAGTGTACTGTCCTCTTAAAACAGTTGTTAACTGATGAGGATGACTTGTGCACTTGGAGCAATCTAAGTGTGTCTACTCAATTCACCGTCAAATCAATCCTCCTTAATCGAATCATGTGCGAAGAATCAAGATTCATCATCCAAGACCGTGACATTGTTTCGAAGCTGGCTGCTTCACTTCTTCCAGTAATAATTGGCCTGAATTATTGCCATTCTTGTACCAATGCCTCACTTCCACTTCAAACAACTACCTAA